A DNA window from Coffea arabica cultivar ET-39 chromosome 6c, Coffea Arabica ET-39 HiFi, whole genome shotgun sequence contains the following coding sequences:
- the LOC140008280 gene encoding CASP-like protein 5A2, with product MMSRPSVHPVDAPSLTNDAAAAMPRVRMKDFQGMGGTLGGLLLRLCQFGFAVVSLCVMATTSDFPSVTAFSYLVAAVSLQSLWSLLLAIADIYALLVRRSFRNPGLVSFFTIGDAITSTLTFAAACASAGITVLIGNDLDRCSVNHCKRFMSATAMAFLSWFAVSPSFFLNFWSLASQ from the exons ATGATGAGCAGGCCCTCGGTGCACCCGGTGGACGCACCTTCATTGACCAACGATGCAGCTGCCGCGATGCCTAGAGTGAGGATGAAAGACTTTCAAGGCATGGGCGGTACTCTTGGTGGCCTCCTCCTTCGCCTCTGCCAGTTCGGCTTCGCCGTCGTTTCTCTCTGCGTCATGGCCACTACCTCCGATTTCCCATCCGTCACCGCCTTTAG CTACCTCGTTGCTGCTGTTAGCTTACAAAGTTTGTGGAGCCTGTTGCTGGCGATTGCTGATATTTATGCACTTTTAGTTAGAAGAAGTTTTCGGAATCCTGGACTGGTCAGTTTTTTCACCATTGGCGATGCG ATTACTTCCACTCTTACATTTGCTGCTGCCTGTGCATCTGCTGGTATTACGGTCCTTATTGGCAATGATCTTGATAGATGCAGCGTGAATCACTGCAAAAGATTTATGTCTGCTACAGCTATGGCTTTTCTGAGCTGGTTTGCAGTATCTCCatcatttttcttgaacttttggTCATTGGCTTCCCAGTAG
- the LOC140008279 gene encoding uncharacterized protein, translating to MMASAAARKSFLNYFGGGGGGGAERVDDDDLEADLDFDESDVWDSNTDGVGKVPTSDQGNKKSMMMMSKNNNNSRPLKKPTRKSGGGGGSFSHAANHRSIAAAAAAATSLPVNVPDWSRILGDEYKSRGSNGREHEDGEDDKDEDGKLPPHEYLAARTRSGWSFSVQEGIGRTLKGRDLSRVRNAVWKQTGFED from the coding sequence ATGATGGCTTCTGCTGCTGCTAGGAAGAGTTTTCTGAATTATTTTGGAGGGGGAGGAGGGGGAGGTGCAGAAAGAGTTGATGACGATGATCTTGAAGCTGATTTGGATTTTGATGAGTCCGATGTCTGGGATTCCAATACGGATGGTGTTGGAAAAGTTCCCACGTCAGATCAGGGTAATAAGAAATCCATGATGATGATGAGCAAAAACAACAACAATTCACGTCCTTTGAAGAAACCGACAAGAAAGAGCGGCGGCGGTGGCGGCAGCTTTAGTCACGCTGCCAATCACAGGTcaattgctgctgctgctgctgccgcAACATCATTGCCGGTAAACGTACCCGATTGGTCCAGAATACTGGGAGATGAGTACAAAAGCCGCGGCAGCAACGGGAGAGAGCACGAGGACGGCGAGGATGACAAGGATGAGGATGGTAAGTTACCTCCCCATGAGTATCTGGCGGCCAGGACGAGATCAGGTTGGTCGTTTTCCGTTCAAGAAGGCATTGGGAGGACGCTCAAAGGGAGAGACCTGAGTAGGGTCAGAAACGCGGTCTGGAAACAGACCGGCTTTGAAGATTAG
- the LOC140008277 gene encoding aquaporin PIP2-2-like, producing MAKDIEVGGSTHEHYGAKDYQDPPPAPLVDPEELTQWSFYRAIIAEFIATLLFLYITVLTVIGYKSQSDTKANGDICGGVGILGIAWAFGGMIFILVYCTAGISGGHINPAVTFGLFLGRKVSLVRAVLYMVAQCLGAICGCGLVKAFQRAYYVRYGGGANGLSDGYSTGTGLGAEIIGTFVLVYTVFSATDPKRNARDSHVPVLAPLPIGFAVFMVHLATIPVTGTGINPARSFGAAVIYGKAWDDHWIFWVGPFIGAAIAAFYHQYILRAGAVKALGSFKSSTPY from the exons ATGGCCAAGGATATTGAGGTTGGGGGCAGTACTCATGAACATTACGGGGCCAAGGACTACCAAGACCCGCCTCCAGCACCCCTTGTTGACCCCGAAGAACTCACCCAATGGTCCTTCTACAGAGCCATCATCGCTGAATTCATCGCCACCCTCTTGTTCCTCTACATCACGGTTTTAACGGTGATTGGTTATAAAAGCCAATCTGACACCAAGGCCAACGGAGATATATGTGGGGGTGTTGGCATCCTGGGTATTGCCTGGGCCTTCGGGGGCATGATCTTCATCCTTGTTTACTGCACCGCTGGCATTTCTG GAGGGCACATTAATCCTGCTGTGACATTTGGGCTATTCTTGGGTAGGAAGGTGTCCCTGGTCAGAGCAGTCTTGTACATGGTGGCTCAGTGCCTGGGGGCCATCTGTGGCTGTGGGCTGGTTAAGGCTTTCCAAAGGGCTTACTACGTAAGGTACGGCGGTGGTGCCAATGGGCTATCCGACGGCTACAGCACTGGCACCGGATTGGGAGCTGAAATCATTGGTACATTTGTCCTGGTTTACACTGTTTTCTCCGCCACTGACCCCAAGAGAAATGCACGAGACTCTCACGTTCCT GTACTGGCACCACTCCCAATTGGATTTGCAGTATTCATGGTTCACTTGGCTACTATCCCGGTAACTGGCACTGGCATTAACCCAGCAAGAAGCTTTGGAGCTGCTGTCATATATGGAAAGGCATGGGACGATCAT TGGATCTTCTGGGTTGGACCATTCATTGGTGCTGCAATTGCTGCATTTTACCACCAGTACATTCTAAGAGCAGGAGCAGTGAAAGCTCTGGGCTCATTCAAGAGCAGCACTCCCTATTAA
- the LOC113697221 gene encoding uncharacterized protein isoform X1 has translation MDIVTARDTKVVAMGRKSSGILIAFVVIMLMAIAAYIKIWTIDYRISSQESLLLRQQFDLAHREAMDESAEWRQRFDMEVEKSQMCIKELDQIKESRQAASAAGINKKLELLEKENMDLLEQIEILKQELEAEKFNCSMRHI, from the exons ATGGATATTGTTACAGCAAGAGACACCAAAGTGGTAGCAATGGGAAGAAAGAGCAGCGGAATCTTGATAGCCTTCGTGGTGATTATGCTGATGGCCATCGCTGCCTACATCAAGATTTGGACCATCGACTATCGGATCTCTTCCCAGGAATCCCTGTTGCTAAG GCAACAGTTTGATCTTGCCCACAGAGAAGCCATGGATGAATCTGCAGAGTGGAGGCAGAGGTTTGATATGGAGGTCGAGAAGAGTCAAATGTGCATCAAGGAACTCGATCAA ATCAAGGAATCTCGCCAGGCTGCGAGTGCGGCTGGTATCAACAAGAAATTGGAGTTGTTGGAGAAG GAAAATATGGACCTGCTTGAACAAATAGAGATACTGAAACAAGAGCTTGAGGCAGAGAAGTTTAACTGCAGCATGCGACATATTTAG
- the LOC113697221 gene encoding uncharacterized protein isoform X2, whose protein sequence is MDIVTARDTKVVAMGRKSSGILIAFVVIMLMAIAAYIKIWTIDYRISSQESLLLRSLYCNSLILPTEKPWMNLQSGGRGLIWRSRRVKCASRNSIKSRNLARLRVRLVSTRNWSCWRRKIWTCLNK, encoded by the exons ATGGATATTGTTACAGCAAGAGACACCAAAGTGGTAGCAATGGGAAGAAAGAGCAGCGGAATCTTGATAGCCTTCGTGGTGATTATGCTGATGGCCATCGCTGCCTACATCAAGATTTGGACCATCGACTATCGGATCTCTTCCCAGGAATCCCTGTTGCTAAGGTCACTATACT GCAACAGTTTGATCTTGCCCACAGAGAAGCCATGGATGAATCTGCAGAGTGGAGGCAGAGGTTTGATATGGAGGTCGAGAAGAGTCAAATGTGCATCAAGGAACTCGATCAA ATCAAGGAATCTCGCCAGGCTGCGAGTGCGGCTGGTATCAACAAGAAATTGGAGTTGTTGGAGAAG GAAAATATGGACCTGCTTGAACAAATAG
- the LOC140008278 gene encoding large ribosomal subunit protein uL11-like, whose amino-acid sequence MPPKFDPTQVVEVFVRVTGGEVGAASSLAPKIGPLGLSPKKIGEDIAKETAKDWKGLRVTVKLTVQNRQAKVAVVPSAAALVIKALKEPERDRKKTKNIKHSGNISLDDVIEIAKVMRPRSMAKDLSGTVKEILGTCVSVGCTVDGKDPKDLQQEITDGDVDIPQD is encoded by the coding sequence ATGCCGCCGAAGTTTGATCCGACCCAGGTGGTGGAAGTGTTCGTCCGGGTCACTGGCGGCGAAGTTGGAGCAGCGAGTTCCCTCGCTCCCAAAATCGGCCCACTCGGTCTCTCCCCAAAGAAAATTGGTGAAGACATCGCCAAAGAAACCGCCAAGGACTGGAAGGGCCTCCGCGTTACCGTTAAGCTCACCGTTCAGAACCGTCAGGCCAAGGTGGCGGTGGTCCCCTCCGCGGCCGCTCTGGTCATCAAGGCCCTGAAAGAGCCCGAGCGCGACCGCAAGAAGACCAAGAATATCAAGCACAGCGGCAACATCTCCCTCGATGACGTCATCGAGATCGCGAAGGTGATGAGGCCTAGGTCCATGGCTAAGGATTTGAGTGGAACTGTTAAGGAGATTCTTGGGACTTGTGTATCCGTCGGCTGCACGGTCGATGGGAAAGACCCAAAGGATCTGCAGCAGGAGATTACTGACGGCGATGTCGATATCCCGCAGGATTAA